One genomic window of Desulfovibrio gilichinskyi includes the following:
- a CDS encoding amino acid permease — MSEINNPQKSSKLSVFTLMMINVAAIMSLRALPGLAEYGWSLIFYLTLASVCFFIPSALVSAELASGWQGEGGVYLWVKEAFGAKWGFVAIFMQWVENLPWFPAVLAFGASAIAYTFDPALAENKWFIVGVIQVTLWVTTFLNFRDMKLSAFFSSSGAIVGTIIPGILIIVLGLIHVFSGKPSEISFSWDGLIPDIDSLQQLMLLAAMLVSFLGIEMSAVHVNEVDNPSKNYPRAIFAACIIIISLSTFGSLAIAMVLPADGVSLSAGVCQAFDKLFQIHKMPFMTPIICFLLAYGALTMVVTWMVGPSKGIREVAKEGYLPKSWQKTNQYGIPTNILIIQTSLSAVLSCAILFMPTVSSAFMLMSALAAQLYLIMYLLMFAAAIRLRYTHPDVKRGYTIPGGKPGIWIVSLVAMVTCMFVIVFGFIPPHAVRSEGIWSSIYYVGFLLTGVIVFTSVPLIFYHRSVHRTSLEGEIKVGVAATDKVNA, encoded by the coding sequence ATGTCTGAAATAAACAATCCACAAAAATCAAGCAAACTAAGCGTATTCACCCTGATGATGATCAACGTTGCGGCTATTATGTCGCTGCGTGCTTTGCCGGGACTGGCTGAATACGGCTGGTCACTGATTTTTTATCTTACTTTAGCGTCAGTTTGTTTTTTTATTCCTTCGGCACTGGTCTCAGCGGAACTCGCTTCCGGCTGGCAGGGCGAGGGCGGTGTATACTTGTGGGTGAAAGAAGCTTTCGGTGCAAAGTGGGGGTTTGTAGCGATTTTCATGCAGTGGGTTGAAAATCTGCCGTGGTTTCCAGCAGTGCTTGCTTTTGGCGCGTCTGCCATAGCTTATACTTTTGATCCTGCTCTTGCCGAGAACAAATGGTTTATCGTGGGAGTTATTCAGGTAACGCTTTGGGTTACGACTTTTCTTAATTTCAGGGATATGAAGCTTTCAGCCTTTTTCAGTTCATCCGGTGCGATTGTCGGAACCATTATTCCAGGAATTTTGATTATAGTCTTAGGACTTATCCACGTGTTTTCTGGAAAGCCTTCGGAGATCAGTTTTTCATGGGATGGGCTGATTCCTGATATCGACAGTTTACAACAGCTTATGCTCCTTGCGGCAATGCTTGTTTCCTTTCTTGGAATTGAGATGTCAGCGGTTCACGTTAACGAAGTGGATAATCCTTCTAAAAATTACCCTCGCGCAATTTTTGCGGCTTGTATTATTATCATTTCGCTTTCAACTTTCGGTTCACTTGCAATTGCAATGGTTCTTCCGGCTGACGGAGTAAGTCTCAGTGCAGGAGTCTGTCAGGCTTTTGATAAGCTTTTTCAAATTCACAAAATGCCGTTTATGACCCCGATCATATGTTTTCTTCTGGCATATGGCGCACTGACAATGGTAGTAACGTGGATGGTAGGACCTTCTAAAGGGATTCGGGAAGTTGCAAAAGAAGGTTATCTTCCTAAATCGTGGCAGAAGACTAATCAGTACGGAATTCCTACAAATATTTTGATCATTCAGACTAGTCTTTCAGCAGTTCTTTCCTGTGCGATCCTGTTTATGCCGACAGTGAGCAGTGCCTTTATGCTGATGAGTGCTCTGGCGGCCCAGCTTTATCTGATTATGTATTTGCTGATGTTCGCCGCGGCGATCCGGCTTCGCTACACACACCCTGACGTAAAACGCGGCTACACTATTCCGGGTGGAAAGCCGGGGATATGGATTGTTTCGCTGGTTGCAATGGTAACGTGCATGTTCGTAATTGTGTTCGGTTTTATTCCTCCACATGCAGTCCGTTCAGAAGGAATCTGGTCTTCAATTTATTATGTCGGATTTCTGTTAACCGGGGTTATTGTTTTTACATCAGTACCTTTGATTTTTTACCATCGGTCAGTGCACAGAACTTCACTTGAAGGTGAAATAAAAGTTGGAGTTGCTGCAACGGATAAAGTTAATGCGTAG
- a CDS encoding Orn/Lys/Arg decarboxylase N-terminal domain-containing protein, whose translation MKITKHSWPVLIVSGQFEAANDEGLRLRELEEELIEIQECSVIPSYSYEDAVEIFMSRSDLGAVVIDWDIDEKFNDGKGSPEFLLDEIRKRNKKIPVILLTDRTAVSDLSTSVLQKINECLWKTADTSEFLAGRIETLIIKYVKGVYPVFFGELVKYSEAYKYAWHTPGHMGGEGFLKSPAGVAMHKFYGENVFRSDLSISVPELGSLLDHEGVVGDAEKNSARVFGADQTYYVLNGTSNVNQIIWRSQLVRDDIAFVDRNCHKSLNYAMVITDAYPIYMVPRRNKRGIIGPCRLSEFSKESILKKVKENKMIPADIKASSVKMSALTNSTYDGICYNVINIKKQLQKSVENLHFDEAWYAYARFHPIYKDHFGMADDDLNENHPPIFCSQSTHKLLMAFSQASMLHVRNGSHVKIDPDEMNESYMMHSSTSPQYSMIASLDVATKMMEDSGEVLMNDTIFAAVNLRKKVSKIAKEMKDDNDWFFEMWQPAKVDQDGEIKNFEDVDTEYLCENQKPWVLSSKDDWHGFDDIEDNYAMLDPIKLTFTTPGLKENGEMFEEGIPAAIVTNYLINHGIVCEKTDYYSFLLLNSMGTTKAKQGSLLAGLLKFKEVYDANALLSVVQPDLVKRFPQAYEKVGIKDHCNAIHKYYKEHKLLDKMQAAFQVIPDQAMKPSEAYHNVVRKNVEYVELKDMKGRIPAVMIVPYPPGIPVIMGGEILNEKADAIYEYLETRQNFENVFPGYESDIHGVERIERGGKKFFRTMCVKK comes from the coding sequence ATGAAAATAACAAAGCATTCTTGGCCTGTCTTGATTGTTTCAGGTCAGTTTGAAGCGGCTAATGATGAAGGACTTCGCCTACGTGAGTTAGAAGAAGAACTTATTGAAATTCAGGAATGTTCTGTCATCCCGTCATACAGCTATGAAGATGCTGTTGAAATTTTTATGTCCCGCTCGGACCTTGGGGCAGTTGTTATAGATTGGGATATTGATGAAAAATTTAACGATGGAAAAGGTTCTCCTGAATTTCTTCTTGATGAAATCCGCAAACGCAACAAAAAAATTCCAGTTATCTTGCTGACAGACCGCACTGCCGTGTCAGATTTATCAACCAGTGTTTTGCAAAAAATAAATGAATGCCTGTGGAAAACTGCTGACACCTCAGAGTTTTTGGCAGGTCGTATTGAAACTCTGATAATTAAGTATGTTAAAGGTGTATATCCTGTATTTTTTGGAGAATTGGTCAAGTATTCTGAGGCGTACAAGTACGCGTGGCACACGCCGGGACATATGGGCGGAGAAGGTTTTCTCAAAAGTCCAGCCGGCGTTGCAATGCATAAATTTTACGGTGAAAATGTTTTCCGCTCCGATTTGTCTATTTCGGTCCCTGAGCTAGGCTCTCTGCTGGACCATGAGGGAGTTGTCGGAGATGCTGAAAAGAATTCTGCGCGGGTATTCGGAGCTGATCAGACCTATTACGTCCTTAACGGAACATCTAACGTAAATCAGATTATCTGGCGCAGTCAGCTTGTGCGTGACGACATCGCTTTTGTGGATCGCAACTGCCATAAATCGCTCAACTACGCCATGGTCATAACGGATGCCTATCCTATTTACATGGTTCCCCGCCGCAATAAACGCGGAATTATCGGTCCTTGCCGTCTGTCAGAATTTTCCAAGGAATCTATTCTGAAAAAGGTTAAAGAGAATAAAATGATTCCTGCCGATATTAAAGCGTCAAGCGTTAAGATGTCGGCCCTGACAAATTCTACTTATGACGGCATTTGCTATAACGTTATCAATATTAAAAAGCAGTTGCAGAAAAGCGTTGAGAACCTTCATTTTGATGAAGCCTGGTATGCATACGCCCGTTTCCACCCGATTTACAAAGATCATTTCGGCATGGCGGATGATGACCTCAATGAAAACCATCCTCCGATCTTTTGTTCACAGTCGACTCATAAACTGCTCATGGCATTTTCACAGGCTTCAATGCTGCATGTCAGAAACGGAAGCCATGTAAAGATTGATCCTGACGAGATGAATGAGTCTTACATGATGCATAGTTCTACATCACCGCAGTACAGCATGATTGCTTCGCTCGATGTTGCAACTAAGATGATGGAAGATAGTGGTGAAGTCCTGATGAACGATACTATTTTTGCAGCTGTCAATCTTCGCAAAAAAGTTTCTAAAATTGCTAAAGAAATGAAGGACGATAACGATTGGTTCTTTGAAATGTGGCAACCTGCCAAGGTTGATCAGGACGGAGAGATTAAGAACTTTGAAGATGTAGATACAGAATATCTTTGTGAAAATCAGAAACCATGGGTTTTAAGTTCAAAAGATGACTGGCATGGATTTGATGACATTGAAGATAATTATGCCATGCTCGATCCCATCAAGCTTACTTTCACAACACCCGGTTTGAAAGAAAACGGTGAAATGTTTGAGGAAGGTATACCTGCTGCTATCGTCACTAACTACCTTATCAATCACGGTATTGTTTGCGAGAAAACAGATTACTATTCTTTCCTGCTGCTCAATTCCATGGGAACAACCAAGGCTAAACAGGGTTCGCTTTTAGCCGGGCTGCTTAAGTTTAAAGAAGTTTATGATGCTAATGCTCTTTTGAGCGTAGTGCAGCCGGATCTGGTAAAACGTTTTCCGCAGGCTTACGAGAAAGTGGGTATCAAAGATCATTGTAATGCCATCCACAAGTACTACAAGGAGCACAAGCTGCTTGATAAAATGCAGGCCGCATTTCAGGTGATTCCGGATCAGGCTATGAAGCCGTCTGAAGCTTACCATAATGTTGTCAGAAAAAATGTAGAATACGTAGAACTTAAAGATATGAAAGGCCGTATTCCTGCAGTAATGATTGTTCCTTATCCTCCGGGTATTCCGGTAATTATGGGTGGTGAAATTCTTAATGAAAAGGCTGACGCTATTTATGAATATCTGGAAACACGTCAAAACTTTGAAAATGTGTTCCCGGGCTATGAAAGCGATATTCATGGAGTTGAGCGTATAGAGCGCGGCGGGAAGAAATTCTTTAGAACCATGTGTGTAAAGAAATAA
- a CDS encoding DsrE family protein produces the protein MSDKTNLYILWTNADAEVAEKMVFMYGINSLLKGWWEDVTIILWGPTVKLATENDTVKKLISTALDAGVNMSACRSCAEMYGLVGDIEAQNVEVIYWGVPLTDLLKNNEKMLTV, from the coding sequence ATGAGCGATAAAACAAATCTTTATATCTTATGGACCAATGCCGACGCTGAAGTCGCAGAAAAAATGGTATTTATGTACGGAATAAATTCTTTGCTGAAAGGGTGGTGGGAGGATGTTACCATTATTCTGTGGGGGCCGACGGTTAAGCTGGCAACTGAGAATGATACTGTAAAAAAGCTTATTTCAACGGCATTAGACGCAGGAGTAAATATGAGCGCGTGCCGTTCCTGCGCCGAAATGTACGGCTTAGTCGGAGACATCGAAGCACAAAATGTTGAGGTTATTTATTGGGGAGTACCGCTTACTGATCTTCTTAAAAATAATGAAAAGATGTTGACTGTCTAA
- a CDS encoding aldehyde ferredoxin oxidoreductase N-terminal domain-containing protein, producing the protein MIRDYFRVLIVDLATGKGNVVNVEGRNEFVGGSGLGALLFSLYGYTQRPWDDPDQPLIFSIGALTGLFPLMSKTVCSFKSPYHDQFAESHAGGRSALALRFADYDAIVMKGRAPRLSCVSIGMNHLEVKDVQFLAGKDVFATGKILRSMFSGSGHRSILRIGPAGENLSGMACINADSYRHFGRLGSGSVMGSKNLKGIVIQGDGSFALPDNNEYPKVFNEVYKKMTDTDMMSKYHNLGTAANLDVLNELKSLPWRNLQASNDEGIGGISGEKFADDTLLRNAACAGCPVGCIHLGFVREKFMEQNQYLYRQVAYDYEPIFSTGSMLGVTDAFHVLAIMDEIEKAGLDVMSGGVALAWATEAFEKGLITEKETIVPLVFGDAEGYKKAVYYLGQAENEFYSALTKGTLVAAKKYGGEDFACVLGQEMAGYATGETFYVAESLGFRHSHLDSGGYSWDQKNDKKDVKAICDFLIKDETGRAFITSMVACLFGRGVYNDEQLSACLKSVGYDEIAENMDTIGERVRALRWKVRFDTGYDPDAISIPKRYHEVTTWKGKTDPKFLAELKQEYGNRIRDLVSKDALTKLGLDKIKKN; encoded by the coding sequence ATGATTCGGGATTATTTCAGAGTTCTCATTGTTGATCTTGCTACCGGAAAGGGCAATGTTGTCAACGTCGAGGGGCGTAACGAATTTGTCGGCGGCAGCGGTTTAGGCGCGCTTTTATTCAGTCTCTACGGATATACACAGCGTCCTTGGGATGATCCTGATCAACCGCTGATTTTTTCAATAGGTGCTTTGACCGGACTTTTTCCGCTAATGAGCAAAACTGTCTGTTCTTTTAAATCTCCGTATCACGATCAGTTTGCTGAAAGTCATGCCGGAGGGCGTTCAGCTCTGGCCTTACGTTTCGCTGATTATGACGCGATTGTCATGAAGGGGCGTGCCCCTCGTTTATCTTGTGTTTCCATCGGGATGAACCACCTTGAAGTTAAAGATGTTCAGTTTCTGGCTGGAAAGGATGTTTTTGCAACTGGTAAAATACTTCGCAGCATGTTTTCCGGTTCGGGGCATCGCTCAATTTTACGCATAGGCCCTGCTGGTGAAAATCTATCAGGTATGGCTTGTATTAATGCTGATTCATACCGTCATTTCGGTAGGCTCGGTTCCGGAAGTGTGATGGGATCTAAAAATCTGAAAGGTATTGTTATACAGGGTGACGGCTCTTTTGCGTTGCCGGATAATAATGAATATCCGAAGGTTTTCAACGAAGTATACAAGAAAATGACAGACACTGATATGATGAGCAAATATCATAATCTAGGAACTGCCGCCAATCTTGACGTCCTGAACGAGCTTAAATCTCTGCCGTGGCGCAACCTTCAGGCCAGTAATGATGAAGGTATCGGAGGAATCAGCGGAGAAAAATTTGCGGATGACACTTTGCTCAGAAACGCGGCCTGCGCCGGTTGTCCTGTAGGCTGTATCCATTTAGGTTTTGTGCGCGAAAAATTTATGGAACAGAATCAGTATCTGTACCGTCAGGTCGCCTACGATTACGAACCTATATTTTCAACCGGTTCCATGCTTGGTGTGACGGATGCATTTCATGTGCTTGCTATAATGGATGAGATTGAAAAAGCCGGGCTGGATGTTATGTCCGGCGGGGTTGCCCTTGCATGGGCTACCGAAGCTTTTGAAAAAGGTCTTATTACTGAAAAGGAAACAATTGTACCGCTCGTTTTCGGGGATGCCGAAGGATATAAAAAAGCAGTTTATTATCTTGGTCAGGCAGAGAATGAATTCTACTCCGCTCTTACCAAAGGGACTCTTGTAGCCGCCAAGAAATATGGCGGAGAGGACTTTGCATGTGTACTTGGACAGGAAATGGCAGGATATGCCACAGGAGAGACTTTCTATGTTGCCGAGAGTCTCGGGTTCAGACATTCACATCTGGACTCAGGAGGATACTCCTGGGACCAGAAAAATGATAAAAAGGATGTTAAAGCCATCTGCGACTTTCTCATCAAGGATGAAACTGGGCGGGCTTTTATTACCTCAATGGTTGCATGTTTGTTCGGGCGCGGTGTTTATAATGATGAACAGCTTTCCGCATGTTTAAAATCTGTCGGGTATGATGAAATTGCGGAAAATATGGATACAATCGGGGAAAGGGTCAGGGCTTTGCGTTGGAAGGTGCGCTTTGATACCGGTTATGATCCTGATGCTATATCCATCCCCAAAAGATATCATGAAGTGACCACTTGGAAAGGTAAAACAGATCCGAAGTTTCTGGCCGAATTGAAACAGGAATATGGCAATAGAATACGTGATTTAGTTTCAAAAGATGCCCTGACTAAGCTCGGATTAGATAAAATTAAGAAAAATTAG
- a CDS encoding 4Fe-4S binding protein produces MKTLTAARMERCIGCHSCSFACARQVHKLLSWNTAGIRISSSGGLSTGFVATVCLACDPAPCAAVCPTEAMKGRKKGGGVLHKKDLCIRCGKCAEACPVDAIYLDLKGRPFVCIHCGRCVDFCPHECLEMRESESTKRAKKEDAS; encoded by the coding sequence ATGAAAACTTTGACCGCTGCCCGTATGGAAAGATGTATAGGATGTCACTCCTGCTCCTTTGCATGCGCGCGGCAAGTACATAAACTGTTGTCATGGAATACCGCGGGAATCAGAATTTCCTCTTCCGGCGGGCTGTCTACCGGATTTGTCGCAACAGTCTGCCTTGCCTGTGACCCCGCTCCTTGCGCGGCCGTCTGCCCTACCGAAGCGATGAAGGGACGCAAAAAAGGCGGCGGAGTGTTGCATAAAAAAGATCTGTGCATACGCTGCGGAAAATGCGCTGAAGCCTGTCCTGTCGATGCTATTTATTTAGATCTCAAAGGACGCCCGTTTGTCTGTATTCATTGCGGAAGATGTGTAGATTTTTGTCCTCATGAATGTCTTGAGATGCGTGAATCTGAGAGCACAAAAAGAGCAAAGAAGGAGGACGCATCATGA
- a CDS encoding ACP S-malonyltransferase — protein MSDLSILFPGQGSQEPGMGRELAEEWSVAMDMWKFAESESGLPLREIFWQGSPADMSKTDALQPALTVVNLSLWLYLKDSLKPVATAGHSLGEFASLGASGILSINDTIKAVSLRGKLMSQVGNPDHGMAAILKLTQSDVEEAVEIARSESGKELRVANYNSPAQYVISGEKAALDAAGIVVKEKKGRAIPLPVSGAFHSPLIQEAADEFAAYLVKMDWNIPAFPVYFNATASPEKNPAEIKKIMCAQMTSSVRWIEIIANQYEAGVKTFFELGPKGVLTKLLAANLSGKEYEGKGIGNLEQAQEFK, from the coding sequence ATGTCTGATTTATCAATACTTTTTCCGGGGCAAGGTTCACAGGAACCAGGAATGGGGCGCGAGCTTGCTGAAGAATGGTCCGTTGCAATGGATATGTGGAAGTTTGCCGAAAGCGAAAGCGGACTCCCTTTAAGAGAAATCTTTTGGCAGGGTTCTCCTGCCGATATGTCTAAGACAGATGCCCTTCAGCCTGCGTTGACAGTTGTTAACCTGTCACTGTGGCTGTACCTCAAAGACAGCCTGAAACCGGTTGCAACAGCTGGACACAGTCTCGGTGAATTTGCATCACTCGGAGCATCAGGGATTCTCAGCATTAATGACACTATTAAAGCTGTTTCTTTGCGCGGTAAGTTAATGTCGCAGGTTGGAAATCCGGATCACGGCATGGCAGCTATTCTTAAACTCACGCAAAGCGATGTTGAAGAAGCTGTTGAAATAGCTAGAAGTGAATCCGGTAAAGAACTTAGAGTTGCCAACTACAATTCACCTGCGCAGTATGTAATAAGCGGTGAAAAAGCCGCTCTTGATGCTGCCGGAATCGTTGTAAAAGAAAAAAAAGGGCGTGCTATACCCCTTCCTGTCAGCGGAGCATTTCATAGCCCGCTAATTCAGGAAGCGGCGGATGAGTTTGCAGCATATCTTGTAAAGATGGATTGGAATATTCCTGCTTTTCCTGTGTATTTTAATGCAACTGCATCTCCTGAAAAGAATCCAGCAGAAATTAAAAAAATCATGTGCGCGCAGATGACATCATCAGTTCGCTGGATTGAAATTATAGCTAACCAGTATGAAGCAGGCGTAAAAACTTTCTTTGAACTCGGTCCTAAAGGAGTTCTTACCAAACTTCTCGCAGCGAATCTTAGCGGTAAAGAATACGAAGGTAAGGGAATCGGTAATCTTGAGCAGGCTCAAGAATTTAAATAG
- a CDS encoding response regulator, whose product MANILVLDDVIDAGVLLKRILERKGHNVIVFSEEEEALKYIAKNKIDLAILDIKLKKMTGVEVLELIKEISTDIKVIMLTGYPTLETARASVKHGADEYCVKPIDKEELESKVAEVLGK is encoded by the coding sequence ATGGCAAATATTTTGGTTCTTGATGATGTTATTGACGCTGGAGTTTTACTTAAACGTATTCTTGAGCGGAAAGGACATAATGTCATTGTTTTTTCTGAAGAAGAAGAGGCTCTTAAGTATATTGCAAAGAATAAGATTGATTTGGCTATTCTGGACATAAAACTGAAAAAAATGACCGGGGTTGAAGTCTTAGAATTAATCAAAGAGATATCAACAGATATTAAAGTTATTATGCTTACCGGATATCCTACACTGGAAACAGCCCGGGCATCGGTTAAACATGGCGCTGACGAATACTGCGTAAAACCTATTGATAAGGAAGAGCTTGAATCAAAGGTTGCGGAAGTTCTGGGCAAATAA
- a CDS encoding sodium-dependent transporter, with protein sequence MHKRETWGSRSGFILAAVGSAIGLGNIWRFPYIVYENGGGAFLIPYFVAMLAAGIPFMILEFGLGQKFKGSAPKIFSSISKRWEWLGWWQIMVSFIIDTYYVVVIAWAINYLILSFTQGWGMNPKDFFFADFLHLSKTPLQTGSIQWPIFAATAAAWLCTFLAVFTGVKKGIERANKIFMPLLFLLVFIFIARGLMLPGAADGLNWLFKPDFSALLKGKVWADAFGQIFYSLSIGFAIMLAYSSYLPKQSDINNNACMTVFINCGFSMLSGIMIFSVLGYMALQQGVPVSEVVSSGVGLAFITLPTAINLMPVPVLFGVLFFLALVVAGLSSMISITEAVVSSIIDKLHVTRQKASIIFCAIGFIVSTIFTTGSGLLLLDIVDHFVNNFGVLIGGLVEIVFISWFCDLEGLRQHINSTSEFKVGAMWKACLRFIVPIMLGFMVISNFIGDIEANYGGYSNKAIILFGWATLLICTIFSMTIAHKDFAFVKYAENNSFLRRR encoded by the coding sequence ATGCATAAAAGAGAAACATGGGGTTCACGTTCCGGCTTTATTTTAGCCGCCGTAGGGTCTGCAATCGGGCTGGGTAACATATGGCGTTTTCCATACATAGTTTATGAAAATGGTGGCGGCGCTTTCCTTATTCCTTACTTTGTAGCTATGCTCGCTGCCGGTATTCCTTTCATGATTCTAGAGTTTGGACTCGGTCAGAAATTTAAAGGTTCAGCACCAAAAATTTTCTCATCTATTTCTAAGCGTTGGGAATGGCTTGGTTGGTGGCAGATCATGGTATCCTTCATTATCGACACATATTACGTTGTCGTCATTGCATGGGCCATCAACTATCTAATTCTTTCATTTACACAGGGATGGGGGATGAATCCGAAGGATTTCTTCTTCGCTGATTTCTTACATCTCAGTAAAACTCCTTTACAAACCGGAAGCATACAATGGCCGATTTTTGCAGCAACTGCTGCGGCATGGCTCTGCACTTTCCTTGCTGTTTTTACCGGAGTTAAAAAAGGTATTGAAAGAGCTAACAAAATATTCATGCCGCTCCTTTTTCTGCTGGTTTTCATTTTCATCGCCCGCGGCTTGATGCTTCCCGGTGCTGCAGACGGTCTTAACTGGCTCTTCAAGCCGGACTTTTCCGCACTTTTAAAAGGTAAAGTATGGGCTGACGCATTCGGACAGATTTTTTACAGCCTTTCAATCGGCTTTGCCATTATGCTGGCTTACTCAAGTTACCTTCCAAAGCAGTCAGACATTAATAATAACGCATGCATGACCGTTTTTATAAACTGCGGATTCAGCATGCTTTCAGGTATCATGATCTTCAGCGTTCTCGGTTACATGGCATTGCAGCAGGGAGTTCCTGTAAGTGAAGTGGTAAGCTCCGGCGTCGGTCTGGCTTTTATCACTCTGCCTACGGCTATCAACCTGATGCCTGTACCGGTACTCTTCGGCGTATTATTCTTCTTGGCTCTTGTTGTCGCAGGGCTCTCTTCTATGATTTCCATCACAGAAGCGGTTGTTTCATCAATTATTGATAAACTACATGTTACGCGCCAGAAAGCCTCTATAATATTCTGTGCTATAGGGTTTATTGTCAGCACAATATTCACCACAGGCAGCGGATTGTTACTCCTTGATATTGTTGACCATTTTGTTAACAACTTTGGGGTATTGATCGGTGGACTGGTAGAAATAGTATTTATTTCATGGTTCTGCGATCTGGAAGGACTTCGCCAGCATATCAACAGCACTTCTGAATTCAAAGTCGGAGCTATGTGGAAAGCATGCCTGCGCTTCATAGTTCCAATAATGCTCGGCTTCATGGTTATTTCCAACTTTATCGGAGATATCGAAGCAAACTACGGCGGCTACTCGAACAAAGCGATTATCCTTTTCGGATGGGCAACACTGTTAATATGCACAATATTCTCAATGACCATTGCTCACAAAGACTTTGCTTTTGTGAAATATGCTGAAAACAACAGCTTCCTCAGAAGGAGATAG
- a CDS encoding MetS family NSS transporter small subunit has product MTTGAIIMMVFGLGITWGGAFLCLRIALKNQ; this is encoded by the coding sequence ATGACAACCGGCGCAATAATTATGATGGTTTTCGGACTTGGAATTACTTGGGGCGGAGCATTTTTATGCCTTCGCATTGCTCTTAAAAACCAATAA
- a CDS encoding linear amide C-N hydrolase: protein MGKSFFLFKICFLSMTAVILTAYAAQACTGITVKAENNDVVYARTLEWAESLQSKVVTIPRGMKFKSTPPEKIKAITWESKYGVVGVSVFGKPIIGDGMNEKGLHVGLFFLPEYTEYQKSKSGVPAVASWELPTWLLTSYATVDEAVAALKKVQVWGAPLAGFNSTPTYHMSITDAAGGNVVVEFVKGKMNVYENSIGVITNSPTFDWQQINLSNYVNLSATSVHPISINNKVIAPAGQGSGMHGLPGDITPPSRFVRAAVYTATAVKTANGKEAAKQAARILDAFYIVEGFSKDVQDGKTLYDHTLWMTISDLANKVFYFTDYEGLTWMSVDMSKVDFSGDKIKSISMTGQFAKDVSADLK from the coding sequence ATGGGTAAATCTTTTTTCCTATTTAAAATTTGTTTCTTAAGTATGACAGCTGTTATTTTAACGGCTTACGCGGCGCAGGCATGCACAGGAATAACAGTAAAAGCTGAAAATAATGATGTTGTCTATGCCCGTACGCTGGAATGGGCTGAGTCACTCCAATCTAAAGTAGTAACTATTCCGCGCGGTATGAAGTTTAAAAGTACTCCGCCTGAAAAAATAAAAGCAATCACTTGGGAAAGCAAATATGGTGTTGTAGGAGTAAGTGTTTTCGGAAAACCTATAATAGGCGATGGAATGAATGAAAAAGGTCTTCACGTAGGGCTTTTTTTTCTTCCTGAATACACTGAGTATCAGAAATCAAAGTCAGGCGTACCTGCAGTCGCTTCATGGGAATTACCCACATGGCTCTTAACATCATATGCAACAGTTGATGAAGCTGTAGCGGCTCTTAAGAAGGTGCAGGTATGGGGCGCACCGCTTGCAGGGTTCAATTCTACACCGACTTATCATATGTCAATTACTGACGCAGCAGGCGGAAATGTTGTTGTTGAGTTTGTAAAAGGTAAAATGAATGTTTATGAAAATTCAATAGGAGTTATTACAAATTCACCTACTTTTGACTGGCAGCAGATTAATCTTTCAAATTACGTAAACCTCTCGGCAACAAGTGTTCACCCTATAAGCATAAATAATAAAGTTATTGCTCCAGCCGGTCAGGGATCGGGGATGCATGGACTGCCAGGTGATATAACACCGCCTTCAAGATTTGTACGCGCAGCGGTTTATACTGCCACCGCTGTTAAAACTGCTAATGGGAAAGAAGCTGCCAAGCAGGCTGCCCGTATCTTAGATGCATTTTATATCGTAGAAGGATTTTCTAAAGACGTGCAAGACGGTAAAACATTATATGATCATACCTTGTGGATGACTATATCTGACCTTGCTAATAAAGTGTTCTATTTTACCGATTACGAAGGATTAACATGGATGTCTGTTGACATGAGCAAAGTTGATTTCAGCGGAGATAAAATAAAATCTATTTCCATGACTGGTCAATTTGCTAAAGATGTGAGTGCAGATCTTAAGTAA